A window of ANME-2 cluster archaeon contains these coding sequences:
- the cas2 gene encoding CRISPR-associated endonuclease Cas2: MVFVVISYDISDDGMRKKVANILLDHGVRVQYSVFECLVDAKTLDKLVVMLSPFTEGS; the protein is encoded by the coding sequence ATGGTGTTTGTAGTAATTTCTTATGATATTTCCGATGATGGGATGCGGAAAAAGGTGGCAAATATATTATTGGATCATGGGGTGAGGGTCCAGTATAGTGTGTTCGAATGCCTGGTTGATGCAAAGACACTGGATAAACTTGTTGTTATGCTTTCACCTTTTACTGAAGGGAGC
- a CDS encoding PIN domain-containing protein, protein MIRQFVENSIKIVHINDFVVLETVNFLLRKGGFDTALATLKLFREHERIKIIHMTDQLLEQTYDIFMKYKGLSITDASIVATMNQFGITKLYSFDGGFDKVPGIERLYY, encoded by the coding sequence ATAATCAGACAATTTGTAGAAAACTCTATAAAAATTGTTCACATCAATGATTTTGTTGTTTTAGAGACGGTGAATTTCCTGTTGCGAAAAGGTGGTTTTGATACTGCATTAGCAACACTGAAGTTATTTAGAGAACATGAACGAATAAAGATTATACATATGACTGATCAGTTACTGGAACAAACGTATGATATTTTCATGAAGTACAAGGGACTATCTATAACAGATGCCTCTATTGTTGCAACAATGAACCAATTTGGAATCACTAAACTCTATTCATTCGATGGTGGTTTCGATAAAGTACCTGGGATTGAAAGATTATATTATTAA